In a single window of the Nocardioides sp. L-11A genome:
- a CDS encoding sodium:solute symporter family protein, translating to MTSMTGSMAVTLGMLTAFFALIVFVLYATNRNAKSFSDYAVGGRSFTSWYIAMSYTNSWWPGATYTAFFGLSVSAGVLGFYALAYSLLGVTAMYLMAERAWLWGKRYDLKTQPDMLGLRFDSQAVRVIASAIGVVCLFPWIVLGMQAMGLIFRFASFGQWSVTTCLIVGVVVIAVRQIWTVQMGMRGLVITDLVQGIVAYVLAALVCLGILFGPADSGGFTALKDVPDALLVVPGDGGSYGPWYLFSLIVTGVIGSLCWPTSYQRIYTAKGVRSVKKGTLQTMLVAGGFYLMLTLVALAAASMTDIAGAPQDGWFTLLYDRGGQWLLGMALVIVLAASMGWIDGCVQVCGAQIANDIVHVISPRTDFQLKVVAKGSMVVYMLASAVVAYIAFDYPRLQLLAQMSYQGIVQLAVPMFLGMFWKRGTKTAAQVSMCTGFLIAAVLTWQYPDDMPGLGSLTGGVVALAINLVVYVVLAYALPQPEQERRRVEELFEAGRSRPEPSLAPTH from the coding sequence ATGACCTCCATGACCGGCTCCATGGCCGTCACCCTCGGGATGCTGACGGCGTTCTTCGCGCTCATCGTGTTCGTGCTCTACGCGACCAACCGCAACGCCAAGTCGTTCTCCGACTACGCCGTCGGCGGCCGCTCGTTCACCAGCTGGTACATCGCGATGTCTTACACCAACTCGTGGTGGCCGGGCGCGACGTACACCGCCTTCTTCGGCCTCAGCGTCAGTGCCGGCGTGCTCGGCTTCTACGCCCTGGCCTACTCGCTGCTGGGCGTCACCGCGATGTACCTGATGGCCGAGCGGGCCTGGCTCTGGGGCAAGCGCTACGACCTCAAGACCCAGCCCGACATGCTCGGCCTGCGCTTCGACTCCCAGGCCGTACGGGTGATCGCCAGCGCGATCGGCGTCGTGTGCCTGTTCCCGTGGATCGTGCTCGGCATGCAGGCGATGGGCCTGATCTTCCGCTTCGCCAGCTTCGGGCAATGGTCGGTGACCACCTGCCTGATCGTCGGCGTCGTGGTGATCGCGGTCCGCCAGATCTGGACCGTGCAGATGGGCATGCGCGGCCTGGTCATCACCGACCTGGTGCAGGGCATCGTGGCCTACGTGCTGGCCGCCCTGGTCTGCCTGGGCATCCTCTTCGGCCCCGCCGACTCCGGCGGCTTCACGGCGCTGAAGGACGTGCCGGACGCACTGCTCGTCGTCCCGGGCGACGGCGGCTCCTACGGTCCCTGGTACCTCTTCTCCCTCATCGTCACCGGCGTCATCGGCTCGCTGTGCTGGCCGACGAGCTACCAGCGGATCTACACGGCCAAGGGCGTCCGCAGCGTCAAGAAGGGCACCCTGCAGACGATGCTCGTCGCGGGCGGGTTCTACCTGATGCTCACCCTCGTGGCACTCGCCGCCGCGTCGATGACCGATATCGCCGGCGCCCCGCAGGACGGCTGGTTCACCCTGCTCTACGACCGCGGCGGCCAGTGGCTGCTCGGCATGGCGCTGGTCATCGTGCTCGCCGCGAGCATGGGCTGGATCGACGGCTGTGTGCAGGTCTGCGGCGCGCAGATCGCCAACGACATCGTGCACGTCATCTCGCCGCGCACCGACTTCCAGCTGAAGGTCGTCGCCAAGGGCTCGATGGTCGTCTACATGCTCGCCTCGGCCGTGGTCGCCTATATCGCCTTCGACTACCCACGGCTCCAGCTGCTGGCGCAGATGTCCTACCAGGGCATCGTCCAGCTCGCCGTACCGATGTTCCTCGGCATGTTCTGGAAGCGCGGGACCAAGACGGCCGCCCAGGTCTCCATGTGCACCGGCTTCCTCATCGCCGCGGTGCTCACCTGGCAGTACCCCGACGACATGCCCGGCCTCGGCAGCCTCACCGGCGGCGTCGTGGCGCTCGCGATCAACCTCGTCGTGTACGTCGTCCTGGCCTACGCGCTGCCCCAGCCGGAGCAGGAGCGCCGCCGCGTCGAGGAGCTGTTCGAGGCCGGCCGGTCGCGCCCCGAGCCGTCGCTCGCCCCGACCCACTGA
- a CDS encoding thioredoxin family protein codes for MTGIVLLVLAVVVAVGFGLHRRRTDGRFATAVPAAPTTWTAVAGAVPDAALGERATLVQFSSAFCAPCRTTRVVLADVAGRTDGVAHVEIDAEQHLDLVRTLDVRRTPTTLVLDGAGHEITRAAGAPRREQVLAALPALQES; via the coding sequence GTGACCGGAATCGTGCTGCTCGTGCTGGCCGTCGTCGTCGCGGTCGGCTTCGGCCTCCACCGGCGCCGCACCGACGGCCGGTTCGCGACGGCGGTCCCGGCCGCCCCGACCACGTGGACGGCGGTCGCGGGCGCCGTACCCGACGCGGCGCTCGGCGAGCGGGCGACGCTCGTGCAGTTCTCCAGCGCCTTCTGCGCGCCCTGCCGCACCACCCGGGTGGTCCTGGCCGACGTCGCCGGCCGGACCGACGGCGTCGCGCATGTCGAGATCGACGCCGAGCAGCACCTCGACCTGGTCCGCACGCTCGACGTCCGGCGTACGCCGACGACGCTCGTCCTCGACGGCGCCGGCCACGAGATCACCCGCGCCGCCGGCGCCCCGCGCCGCGAGCAGGTGCTCGCCGCCCTTCCCGCGCTCCAGGAGTCCTGA
- a CDS encoding DUF4395 domain-containing protein gives MTDSTPRGIDPRGPRFTAAITLVVFAAALLLSDAAPGVAAVITGVQAVLFAIGAGLGVQKTPTGLLFRRLVRPRLAPPAELEDPAPPRFAQAVGLVFAVVATIGFATGAVLLGQVAAAFAFVAALLNAVFAFCLGCEMYLVGLRLSRRSAA, from the coding sequence ATGACCGACAGCACCCCCCGCGGGATCGACCCGCGCGGCCCGCGCTTCACCGCGGCGATCACGCTCGTGGTGTTCGCGGCCGCGCTCCTGCTCTCCGACGCCGCTCCCGGCGTCGCGGCCGTGATCACCGGCGTGCAGGCGGTGCTCTTCGCGATCGGCGCCGGCCTCGGCGTCCAGAAGACCCCCACCGGCCTGCTGTTCCGGCGCCTGGTCCGCCCGCGGCTGGCCCCGCCGGCCGAGCTCGAGGACCCCGCGCCGCCGCGCTTCGCCCAGGCGGTCGGCCTGGTCTTCGCCGTCGTCGCCACCATCGGCTTCGCCACCGGCGCGGTGCTGCTCGGTCAGGTCGCGGCGGCGTTCGCCTTCGTCGCCGCCCTCCTCAACGCCGTCTTCGCCTTCTGCCTCGGCTGCGAGATGTACCTGGTCGGACTGCGGCTCTCCCGTCGCAGCGCGGCCTGA
- the dtd gene encoding D-aminoacyl-tRNA deacylase, with protein MRAVLQRVSSASVVVDGAVVGAIDAPGLLVYLGVTHDDEAAEVAWMARKIRDLRILDDERSVGETGAPVLVVSQFTLYGDARKGRRPTWIAAAPGPVSEPLYDAVCATLSAAGTHVERGVFGADMEVRSVNDGPFTVLLDSP; from the coding sequence GTGCGGGCGGTCCTGCAGCGGGTGTCGTCGGCGTCCGTGGTAGTGGACGGCGCCGTGGTCGGCGCGATCGACGCACCGGGGCTGCTCGTCTATCTCGGCGTCACCCACGACGACGAGGCGGCCGAGGTCGCCTGGATGGCCCGCAAGATCCGCGACCTGCGGATCCTCGACGACGAGAGGTCGGTCGGCGAGACCGGTGCCCCCGTGCTGGTCGTCTCCCAGTTCACGCTGTACGGCGACGCCCGGAAGGGTCGCCGCCCGACCTGGATCGCGGCCGCGCCGGGACCGGTGAGCGAGCCGCTCTACGACGCGGTGTGCGCCACGCTGTCCGCCGCCGGGACGCACGTCGAGCGCGGGGTGTTCGGCGCCGACATGGAGGTCAGGTCCGTCAACGACGGTCCGTTCACGGTCCTCCTCGACTCCCCCTGA
- a CDS encoding DsrE family protein codes for MSRSLVVKVTCGADEPERCNQGFTVAGAAAVSGVTVSLWLTGEASWLAVPGRAAEFELPLATPLPDLLDAVLAAGRVTVCAQCAARRSLTEADLLPGVRIAGAPVFVEEALGEGVQALVY; via the coding sequence ATGTCGCGCTCTCTGGTCGTGAAGGTCACCTGCGGTGCGGACGAGCCCGAGCGCTGCAACCAGGGTTTCACCGTGGCCGGCGCTGCGGCCGTCTCCGGGGTGACGGTGTCCCTCTGGCTGACCGGCGAGGCATCCTGGCTGGCGGTCCCCGGGCGGGCCGCCGAGTTCGAGCTGCCGCTGGCGACGCCGCTGCCCGACCTCCTCGACGCCGTCCTCGCCGCGGGGCGGGTGACGGTCTGCGCGCAGTGCGCGGCGCGGCGCTCGCTGACCGAGGCCGACCTGCTGCCCGGCGTACGGATCGCGGGAGCACCGGTGTTCGTCGAGGAGGCGCTCGGCGAGGGCGTCCAGGCGCTGGTCTACTGA